The Algoriphagus sanaruensis genome window below encodes:
- a CDS encoding Smr/MutS family protein, protein MNIGDKVRLLHGKEEGIVRKVSSGGRIEVEIEDGFIIPALKTEVVIIAAAEKSYFGESEPPKTVESPLPISAPKDQGLYLAFLPINDQQLSLYVINDSNQEYLVHASEVYGTNHRTLLASTLTKGEHKKFDDRMIRDMEEWPSFLLRFIPIQSKLEKAIPPFERQLKMRATQFFKHLSKAPILGKNVYLFAMERSTQELDIKNLNEELSQIKPTPAPIKVKKPSRSIDLHIEALHNQPDQLSNSEKMRIQLEVFEKNLNQAIAAGMDEITFIHGIGNGVLRKEIHKRLSQIGNIKYFQDTQKDQWGYGATLVRIS, encoded by the coding sequence ATGAATATCGGAGACAAAGTCCGACTGCTTCACGGCAAGGAGGAAGGAATCGTACGAAAGGTTTCTTCCGGAGGAAGGATAGAAGTTGAAATCGAAGACGGATTTATTATTCCTGCTTTAAAGACTGAAGTGGTGATCATTGCAGCCGCTGAAAAAAGTTATTTCGGAGAATCTGAACCCCCTAAAACTGTTGAAAGTCCGTTACCGATCTCTGCTCCCAAAGACCAAGGGCTTTATTTGGCATTTTTACCCATCAATGACCAACAGTTGAGTCTGTATGTGATCAATGATAGCAATCAGGAATACTTGGTTCACGCATCCGAAGTATATGGAACCAATCACAGAACCTTATTGGCGAGTACCTTAACAAAAGGAGAACATAAAAAATTTGATGACCGAATGATTCGTGATATGGAGGAATGGCCGTCCTTCTTGCTTCGCTTCATTCCTATTCAATCCAAACTAGAGAAGGCGATTCCTCCGTTTGAAAGACAGCTAAAAATGAGGGCTACTCAATTTTTCAAACACCTCAGCAAAGCCCCGATTCTAGGAAAGAATGTTTATCTATTCGCCATGGAGCGATCCACCCAAGAATTGGATATCAAAAATCTAAACGAGGAACTAAGCCAAATCAAACCTACTCCTGCTCCGATCAAAGTCAAGAAACCTTCCCGATCGATAGATCTCCATATTGAGGCTTTACATAACCAACCGGATCAGCTTAGTAATTCTGAAAAAATGAGGATTCAATTGGAGGTTTTTGAAAAGAATTTAAACCAAGCTATTGCAGCAGGAATGGACGAAATTACCTTCATTCACGGCATTGGAAATGGAGTTTTGAGAAAAGAAATTCATAAGCGTTTGAGCCAAATCGGAAATATTAAGTACTTTCAAGACACCCAGAAAGATCAGTGGGGATATGGTGCCACACTGGTAAGAATTTCCTAA
- a CDS encoding cryptochrome/photolyase family protein: protein MEKITLFWFRRDLRLEDNTGLFYALQQEKNILPLFIFDRNILDLLEDRQDARVQFIHDQIHTFKNQLEQKGSSLMIRYGKPEEVYTQLLAEYPIGAVYTNRDYEPYAKERDQAIDRLLGEKGIPLLSFKDQVIFEPGEILNGSGEFYKVFTPFSKNWLDKFKAANIQELPAPNWKNLYHTSPLPNLSLEDMNFQPSGIPIPPAETQDSLIKTYDETRNFPAKPGTSRLGIHLRFGTISIRKLAIRASRLNDTYLNELIWREFYMMILAFNPQVVDRAFKPAYDQIPWRNNESEFKAWCEGKTGYPIVDAGMRELNQTGYMHNRVRMIVASFLTKHLLIDWRWGEAYFAKKLLDFELASNNGGWQWAAGTGTDAQPYFRVFNPDSQTEKFDKDLKYIKKWIPELGTSSYPKPIVDHKFARNRAIETYKKALEQ from the coding sequence ATGGAAAAAATCACCCTTTTCTGGTTTCGAAGAGACCTCCGGCTTGAAGACAATACCGGTCTTTTTTATGCCCTACAGCAGGAAAAAAATATTTTACCGCTATTCATTTTTGACCGAAACATCCTTGATCTTCTAGAAGATCGACAAGATGCAAGAGTCCAGTTTATTCACGATCAGATTCATACATTTAAGAATCAGCTGGAACAAAAGGGAAGCTCGCTCATGATTCGTTACGGCAAACCCGAGGAAGTTTATACCCAACTTTTGGCCGAGTATCCCATTGGGGCGGTTTATACCAATCGCGATTACGAGCCTTATGCGAAAGAGAGAGATCAGGCTATTGATCGATTGCTTGGTGAAAAGGGGATCCCACTTCTTTCATTTAAAGATCAGGTCATTTTTGAACCTGGAGAAATCTTGAATGGCAGTGGGGAGTTTTATAAAGTCTTTACTCCTTTTAGTAAAAACTGGCTGGATAAATTCAAAGCTGCCAATATTCAAGAGCTTCCAGCTCCTAATTGGAAAAATCTATATCACACCTCTCCTTTACCAAATCTAAGTCTTGAGGACATGAACTTCCAGCCAAGTGGTATTCCAATTCCTCCGGCAGAGACACAGGATTCATTGATAAAAACTTACGATGAGACGAGAAATTTTCCTGCAAAACCGGGAACAAGCCGATTGGGAATTCATCTCCGATTTGGGACCATTTCGATCCGTAAACTCGCTATTCGAGCATCGAGATTAAATGACACCTACCTGAATGAGTTAATTTGGAGGGAGTTTTACATGATGATCCTAGCCTTTAACCCTCAAGTAGTCGACCGAGCTTTTAAACCTGCCTATGATCAAATTCCTTGGCGAAATAATGAATCAGAATTTAAAGCTTGGTGTGAAGGCAAAACAGGATATCCAATTGTGGATGCAGGAATGCGGGAATTAAACCAAACCGGCTACATGCACAATCGCGTTCGAATGATTGTCGCTAGCTTTCTCACCAAACACCTTTTGATTGATTGGCGATGGGGCGAAGCCTATTTTGCCAAAAAATTGCTGGATTTTGAACTGGCCTCAAACAATGGAGGCTGGCAATGGGCTGCTGGTACTGGCACAGATGCTCAACCTTATTTCCGGGTCTTCAACCCAGATTCTCAAACTGAGAAGTTTGACAAAGATCTGAAATACATTAAAAAATGGATTCCAGAATTGGGAACTTCATCTTACCCAAAACCGATTGTAGATCATAAATTTGCTCGAAATCGGGCCATCGAAACGTATAAAAAAGCATTAGAACAATGA
- a CDS encoding translocation/assembly module TamB domain-containing protein — protein MHKAFRALVWVLFVSLLSLILFAVALQTSPVQNWVVGKITGYLNNNTSFTTEIGKVKISWWDALTFENVTIHDHRDSLMIGAEMVFADFTLSSLLPPGTPSLDAVRLESANVQLITHAEDSLMNINIWVNELSEVFKPSQPSSTPAKFAIGNIELRQAKFSLHNYKAEPLAEGLDYNHLFFDEITANATGFDLNGSNIQLDIKLLSGTEQKSKLIIKELKTLLTYDSKFLELAELSLRTERSHVRDFLRLDLTGPKGYSDFFNQVKITANLEETKIHLLDLRLFAPALPEFEDEIFLSGTVTGPVSELSSDEFLIRLGQKTALFGSFYLDGLPDFEETYLNLSLKNSVVSSRDLAPYLSSEMERQINKFNLIRFDADFTGLPNRFTTTGTFKTSIGNLEGRVNYDLVDETPSVVSRVKIQNLNLGLLADNRELFQQISLDGNVNFSGNSIEDAIIDLDASISKFGINSYDFTNITTDATYGLNLFRGSLSINDPNLKTQIKGYLNLEDRIDSVRLEVNLDTAFLDRVGLVDRPTFVAGKLDIDTQGITLDDIQGIARFNDIEVGYEDRYLEVGDFFFQSLFAGGTRTLSLNSDYLVAAASGQFNLEQMSRDLKILGSQYLAILINETPPLANLEKNFSETYNLDLNVRMTDINPLIQLFQPDLRISKNTVLEGAFYQTSENTVFNFFTSIDTLSYQGNQFFGNNIDFNTSKFINSEDILASFYIYSKDQLINERIRFSNLGLEAIWNQDILDLELTLDQDSTQSKARIDAESRFSATGTQLKFKPSLLRVLDREWQFDPENLITLQQGVVEFKQLKISNQDQYISLEGKISEDPEENLELIINQVEVDILNTFTAQDFEGTADGIFSIKNLYSQAQIAGDLTIEDMEINDFPIGNVLAGINLKESELLLNLENRVNNERKIDIGGVVGLQSGNLDMEVLLNQANLVIFEPFLSKYITNLGGTMTGNLQLTGTVTEPELIGSGRIDQGKLKINYLNTSYQLDGSILFQPTLISFRDLIIRDLNGNRATFTGGINHNRFNDIILNISSRLTNFQVLNTTARDNEVFYGTAFATGTLDIRGSTSNLDITARATSQANTRIFIPLTSSNDQYQEDFIQVINIQDTVRIQAIAEEVNRLEIENIRMNFILDITPDAFAEIIIDPKTGESIQGRGRGVLNLNIDTQGNFSLAGNYEVVEGKYNFSLYNVVKKDFDIQPGGRITWFGDPYSGVMNLKAEYKEAVSLLPLANSTNQDNNQFRRRYPIKVLMDLQGELLSPTISFGFDFSEFPSSGDLQTTISAFQNRVAADEQEMNRQVISVIMTKSLSPEGQFSGVSTISSSLSNLLSSQFNNLLSQVDQNLEVSIDLAGLDQNALENFQLSVAYTFLDGRLRVSRDGGFTDNRGNASAASIIGDWQAEYLLTEDGVYRLRIFNRNNFNAFTSLSLSQNVLTYGASLTQNVSFNSISELFQKLTGKKRSRLNISDSDDFLRNDYQGNETWTPIDLNKLPLENPPIEPIRIEKFPPKEDF, from the coding sequence TTGCACAAAGCTTTCCGAGCACTCGTTTGGGTCTTGTTTGTTTCGCTACTTTCGCTCATCCTTTTTGCAGTAGCATTACAGACTTCTCCAGTCCAAAATTGGGTAGTAGGAAAAATCACGGGCTACCTCAACAACAATACTTCCTTTACAACCGAAATCGGCAAAGTCAAAATTTCATGGTGGGATGCGCTGACTTTTGAGAATGTGACCATTCACGATCATCGCGATAGTCTGATGATTGGTGCGGAAATGGTTTTTGCAGATTTTACCCTGTCCTCACTCCTTCCTCCAGGGACTCCAAGCTTGGATGCCGTTAGACTGGAAAGTGCTAATGTCCAACTCATTACCCATGCCGAGGATTCACTCATGAATATTAATATCTGGGTCAATGAACTCAGTGAAGTATTCAAACCAAGTCAGCCTAGCAGTACCCCTGCAAAATTTGCAATTGGAAACATCGAACTACGTCAGGCAAAATTTAGCCTGCATAACTACAAGGCTGAACCTCTAGCCGAAGGCTTAGATTACAACCATTTATTCTTCGATGAAATCACAGCCAATGCAACAGGTTTTGATCTGAATGGATCCAATATCCAACTTGACATCAAACTCTTAAGCGGAACAGAACAAAAGAGTAAACTGATCATTAAGGAGCTCAAGACCCTGCTTACCTATGACTCCAAATTTTTAGAATTGGCTGAGTTAAGTCTGCGAACAGAGCGGAGTCATGTGCGAGATTTCCTTCGATTGGATTTGACAGGACCAAAAGGATATTCAGACTTTTTTAATCAGGTGAAGATTACCGCCAACTTGGAGGAAACCAAAATCCATTTGTTGGACTTGAGGCTATTTGCACCTGCTCTTCCCGAATTTGAGGACGAGATTTTCCTCAGCGGAACCGTCACAGGTCCAGTTTCAGAATTATCCTCAGATGAGTTTTTGATACGATTGGGTCAAAAAACAGCACTTTTTGGGTCTTTTTACCTCGATGGGTTGCCCGATTTTGAGGAAACTTATTTGAACTTATCACTTAAAAACTCAGTGGTTTCGTCTCGGGATTTGGCGCCCTATCTTTCTTCCGAGATGGAGCGTCAAATCAACAAGTTCAATCTTATCCGATTTGACGCCGACTTTACTGGACTTCCTAACCGATTTACGACTACAGGAACTTTTAAAACTAGCATCGGGAATCTAGAAGGGCGAGTGAATTATGATCTGGTCGACGAGACTCCTTCGGTGGTTTCTCGGGTAAAAATCCAAAATCTTAACCTAGGACTTCTGGCGGATAACCGGGAACTCTTTCAGCAGATCAGTTTGGATGGAAATGTCAATTTTTCCGGTAATTCCATCGAAGATGCAATTATTGACTTGGATGCCTCTATTTCGAAATTCGGGATCAATTCTTATGATTTCACGAATATCACCACCGATGCCACTTATGGGTTGAATCTTTTCCGTGGCAGTCTTTCGATCAATGATCCCAATCTCAAAACTCAAATAAAAGGATATTTAAACCTTGAAGATCGAATTGATTCGGTTCGTCTTGAAGTCAATCTAGACACGGCATTTTTAGATCGGGTAGGATTAGTAGATCGTCCCACTTTTGTCGCTGGAAAACTTGACATTGACACGCAGGGGATCACTTTGGATGACATTCAGGGAATTGCCAGATTTAATGATATCGAAGTCGGCTATGAGGACCGCTACCTGGAAGTCGGGGACTTTTTCTTCCAATCGCTATTTGCCGGAGGTACTCGTACCCTTTCTCTGAACTCGGACTATTTGGTTGCTGCTGCTTCAGGCCAATTCAATTTGGAACAAATGAGTCGGGATTTGAAAATCCTTGGAAGTCAATATTTGGCCATTTTGATTAATGAAACTCCACCCCTGGCTAATCTGGAGAAGAATTTTTCAGAAACATACAATTTGGATCTGAACGTGCGAATGACTGATATCAACCCGCTCATTCAACTATTCCAGCCTGATTTGCGAATATCCAAAAACACTGTTTTGGAAGGGGCCTTCTACCAAACCTCTGAAAATACGGTTTTTAACTTTTTCACCTCGATCGACACCTTGTCCTACCAAGGCAATCAATTCTTTGGCAATAACATCGACTTCAATACTTCCAAGTTTATCAACTCCGAGGATATTTTGGCCTCGTTTTACATCTATTCCAAAGATCAATTGATCAATGAGCGAATCCGGTTTTCTAACCTTGGACTCGAAGCAATCTGGAACCAAGACATCTTAGACCTTGAGCTTACTTTGGACCAAGATTCTACACAAAGCAAGGCAAGAATCGACGCAGAGTCTAGATTTTCAGCCACAGGTACACAATTGAAATTCAAGCCTTCTCTTTTGAGAGTATTGGATCGAGAGTGGCAATTTGATCCAGAAAACTTGATTACCCTCCAACAAGGCGTTGTTGAATTCAAACAACTTAAAATCTCCAATCAAGATCAGTACATCAGCCTAGAGGGTAAAATATCAGAGGATCCTGAGGAGAATTTAGAACTTATCATCAACCAAGTGGAGGTTGATATTTTGAACACATTCACTGCTCAGGATTTTGAGGGGACAGCTGATGGGATTTTCTCCATCAAAAACTTGTATTCACAAGCTCAAATCGCGGGTGACTTGACGATTGAAGACATGGAGATCAATGACTTTCCAATCGGAAATGTCTTAGCAGGAATCAATCTCAAGGAAAGTGAACTTCTGCTGAATTTAGAAAATAGAGTCAATAACGAGCGGAAAATTGATATCGGAGGAGTGGTAGGCCTTCAAAGTGGAAACTTGGACATGGAGGTTCTGCTCAATCAAGCCAACTTGGTGATTTTCGAACCTTTTCTTTCCAAATACATCACCAATCTTGGAGGAACGATGACCGGGAACCTCCAACTCACAGGAACAGTGACAGAGCCTGAACTCATCGGAAGCGGTAGAATCGATCAAGGAAAACTCAAAATCAACTACCTCAATACCAGCTACCAACTGGATGGAAGCATTCTGTTTCAACCGACCTTAATCAGTTTCCGAGACCTTATTATTCGTGACTTGAATGGAAACAGAGCGACTTTTACAGGAGGAATCAACCACAATCGCTTCAATGATATCATCTTAAATATCTCCTCTCGATTGACCAATTTCCAGGTGCTAAACACGACAGCCAGGGACAACGAGGTGTTTTATGGGACTGCCTTTGCCACCGGAACATTGGATATCCGAGGCAGCACCAGCAATCTGGACATCACAGCGCGAGCTACTTCCCAAGCTAATACCCGGATTTTTATTCCCTTGACCAGTAGCAATGACCAGTATCAGGAAGATTTCATCCAGGTGATCAACATTCAGGATACGGTTCGAATTCAAGCGATTGCTGAAGAAGTCAATCGTCTTGAAATTGAAAATATCCGGATGAATTTTATCCTTGATATCACCCCTGATGCCTTTGCGGAGATTATTATTGATCCAAAAACCGGAGAAAGTATCCAAGGCAGAGGCCGTGGTGTATTGAATCTGAATATTGATACCCAAGGAAACTTTTCGCTAGCCGGGAACTATGAAGTGGTAGAAGGGAAATATAATTTCTCACTTTACAATGTGGTAAAAAAGGATTTTGACATTCAACCCGGGGGACGAATCACCTGGTTTGGAGACCCGTATTCCGGCGTCATGAATCTCAAAGCGGAATACAAAGAGGCTGTTTCGCTCCTTCCTTTGGCTAATTCAACCAATCAGGATAACAACCAATTTAGAAGGAGATATCCGATCAAAGTCTTGATGGACCTTCAGGGAGAATTGCTCTCGCCGACGATTTCCTTTGGATTTGATTTTAGTGAATTTCCTTCCAGCGGGGATTTGCAAACCACAATTTCAGCCTTTCAAAACCGAGTAGCTGCCGATGAGCAGGAAATGAACCGGCAGGTAATCTCAGTCATCATGACCAAAAGTTTGTCTCCGGAAGGACAGTTCTCGGGTGTTTCTACTATTTCATCGAGCCTGAGCAACTTGCTTTCTTCTCAATTCAACAACCTTCTTAGCCAAGTTGATCAGAATTTGGAAGTAAGCATTGACTTGGCTGGCCTGGATCAAAATGCTTTAGAAAACTTCCAGCTAAGCGTTGCCTACACCTTCTTAGATGGTCGATTGCGAGTTTCCAGAGATGGGGGGTTCACTGACAATCGGGGCAATGCAAGTGCAGCTTCCATCATCGGTGACTGGCAGGCTGAGTATTTATTGACCGAAGATGGAGTTTATCGATTGCGAATATTCAACCGAAATAATTTTAATGCCTTTACTTCACTCTCCTTGAGTCAAAACGTCTTAACCTATGGCGCATCGTTGACTCAAAATGTTTCATTCAATTCGATCTCTGAGCTCTTCCAAAAACTAACCGGCAAAAAAAGAAGTCGATTGAATATTTCTGACTCAGATGATTTCTTACGAAATGATTACCAAGGAAATGAAACCTGGACTCCGATTGACCTGAACAAACTTCCGCTTGAGAATCCGCCCATCGAACCAATTAGGATAGAAAAATTCCCTCCAAAGGAAGATTTTTGA
- the tsaD gene encoding tRNA (adenosine(37)-N6)-threonylcarbamoyltransferase complex transferase subunit TsaD — MGTNDISILAIESSCDETSASILVNGKVLNNIVATQSVHEKYGGVVPELASRAHQENLIPVIHEAITSSGISKEQLSAVAFTRGPGLMGSLLVGVSFAKSFAKALEIPIIEVNHMQAHVLAHFIDDPKPEFPFLCLTVSGGHTQLVLVKSHLEMEVVGETQDDAVGEAFDKTAKLLGLPYPGGPLIDRYAKEGNPKAFNFPVTRMPGLNYSFSGIKTAVLYFLRDQLQEDPQFIEKNLPDLCASIQATLIEMLLIKLKEAMKHYQLKSVAIAGGVSANSGLRLALSELSRRKGWNLFVPKFEYCTDNAGMIAMAAYYKYLKGEFSSMDVTPLAKMKF, encoded by the coding sequence ATGGGTACCAACGATATCTCTATACTAGCAATTGAATCCTCGTGTGACGAGACTTCTGCCTCTATTTTAGTAAATGGCAAAGTACTTAATAATATTGTCGCCACACAATCTGTTCACGAAAAATACGGGGGTGTAGTTCCTGAATTAGCCTCTCGAGCGCATCAAGAAAACCTCATTCCCGTCATCCACGAGGCCATTACTTCTTCTGGCATTTCCAAGGAGCAGCTTTCGGCAGTGGCCTTTACGAGAGGGCCGGGATTGATGGGGTCCTTGCTGGTTGGAGTCTCTTTTGCCAAGTCTTTTGCCAAAGCACTCGAAATTCCAATTATCGAAGTAAACCATATGCAGGCTCATGTCTTGGCACATTTTATTGATGATCCCAAACCGGAGTTTCCGTTCCTCTGCTTGACGGTAAGTGGAGGTCATACCCAATTGGTTTTGGTCAAAAGTCATCTAGAAATGGAAGTTGTCGGTGAAACTCAAGACGATGCAGTCGGTGAGGCTTTTGATAAAACAGCCAAGCTGTTAGGACTTCCGTATCCTGGGGGACCGTTGATTGATCGATACGCGAAGGAGGGAAATCCAAAGGCTTTTAATTTTCCGGTGACTCGTATGCCGGGTTTGAATTATTCTTTTTCAGGGATCAAAACAGCCGTTTTATATTTCCTCAGAGATCAACTTCAAGAGGATCCACAATTTATTGAAAAGAATCTGCCTGACCTTTGTGCGAGTATTCAGGCCACTTTGATCGAAATGCTTCTGATCAAACTCAAGGAGGCTATGAAGCACTATCAGCTGAAAAGTGTTGCGATCGCTGGAGGAGTCAGTGCCAATTCGGGCCTTCGGCTGGCTCTTTCTGAATTATCCCGCAGAAAGGGATGGAACTTATTTGTGCCCAAATTCGAATATTGTACAGACAATGCCGGCATGATCGCCATGGCAGCGTATTACAAATATCTCAAAGGTGAATTTTCAAGCATGGATGTAACACCTTTAGCCAAAATGAAATTTTAA
- the smpB gene encoding SsrA-binding protein, with the protein MSSKTSRFEKSVNIKNKKASFEFEFIDTYVAGLMLKGTEIKSIREGKVSLTEAFCMFLDDELYIRQMHIAPYSMAASYNHEAVRDRKLLLNKKEIEKLQTKSAEKGLAIIPVRIFINDRGKAKLEIALARGKKLHDKRQDLKEKDAKRELQRMAFD; encoded by the coding sequence ATGTCTTCAAAGACCAGTCGTTTCGAAAAGTCAGTCAACATCAAGAATAAAAAGGCAAGCTTTGAGTTTGAATTTATTGATACCTATGTGGCTGGCCTAATGCTGAAAGGCACGGAAATCAAATCGATTCGTGAGGGAAAGGTCTCATTGACTGAAGCATTTTGTATGTTTTTGGACGATGAATTATACATCCGTCAAATGCATATCGCCCCGTATAGTATGGCTGCGAGCTATAATCATGAGGCAGTAAGGGATCGAAAACTTCTTCTTAACAAAAAAGAAATAGAAAAGCTACAAACGAAGTCCGCTGAAAAAGGGCTTGCGATTATTCCTGTTCGTATATTTATCAATGACCGAGGCAAAGCCAAATTGGAAATTGCTTTGGCAAGGGGCAAAAAACTCCATGACAAACGACAGGACCTGAAAGAAAAAGATGCAAAACGAGAGCTCCAGCGAATGGCCTTTGATTGA
- a CDS encoding SH3 domain-containing protein, producing the protein MQNESSSEWPLIDAFGICRQTILPVYRQPTFDSALVTQLLFGECYQINGLTSDRNWFRIFHEDTGIGGWVSAKLIKEITKEEYFSFVHQDFQVVTSPIASIDYLGTQLYLLPGSRLHFSEFELFNWQDHIGFTGESRPHAVKATREELCDIALCYLNAPFQAGGRSIFGLDPVLAFGLIFSIAGFGWKSGKLPGKSIPEDQALPGDLFIFRDLEKQETQFGFFLGAEEILWMENRIKISEIEDWREFFENSASKNHVFDVRSIVG; encoded by the coding sequence ATGCAAAACGAGAGCTCCAGCGAATGGCCTTTGATTGATGCTTTTGGAATATGCCGGCAGACTATTTTGCCGGTCTATCGCCAGCCCACATTTGATTCTGCTTTAGTTACTCAGTTACTTTTTGGCGAATGCTACCAGATTAATGGATTAACATCTGATCGAAATTGGTTTCGGATTTTCCATGAGGATACCGGTATTGGAGGCTGGGTCTCAGCCAAATTGATTAAAGAAATCACCAAAGAGGAATATTTTAGCTTTGTGCACCAAGATTTTCAAGTGGTGACTAGTCCTATTGCGTCCATTGATTATTTGGGAACCCAATTGTATTTATTGCCGGGAAGTCGCCTTCATTTTTCCGAGTTTGAATTATTCAACTGGCAAGATCACATTGGATTTACCGGGGAGTCAAGACCTCATGCGGTCAAAGCTACTCGGGAGGAGCTATGTGATATTGCACTTTGCTACTTAAATGCTCCTTTTCAGGCTGGAGGAAGAAGTATTTTTGGCTTGGATCCTGTATTAGCCTTCGGCTTGATTTTTTCTATTGCGGGTTTTGGTTGGAAATCAGGTAAGCTCCCCGGGAAAAGTATTCCAGAAGATCAGGCCCTTCCGGGAGATTTGTTTATTTTCAGAGACTTGGAAAAGCAGGAAACCCAGTTTGGGTTTTTTCTGGGGGCAGAGGAAATTCTTTGGATGGAAAATCGGATCAAAATAAGCGAAATCGAAGATTGGCGAGAATTCTTTGAAAACAGTGCCTCCAAAAATCATGTTTTTGATGTACGCTCAATAGTTGGATAA
- a CDS encoding HNH endonuclease: MEKRVLVLNLDHTPVAVVTVQKAIVLVLLEKAQVLSTYEFLEIRTVTRRFDYPAVLRLMEYKSIPFHGVLLNRANIFRRDRGECQYCGSRKTLTIDHVIPKSKGGKTNWTNLVTACNRCNITKGDKTPEQAGMVLKTTPFKPSLSYFLADYAERQATEWLPFLQTKVPS; the protein is encoded by the coding sequence ATGGAGAAACGAGTATTGGTGTTGAATTTGGATCATACTCCTGTGGCGGTAGTAACAGTACAAAAGGCAATTGTTCTTGTTTTGCTTGAAAAGGCGCAAGTGCTCTCTACCTATGAGTTTCTCGAAATCCGAACCGTAACACGTCGTTTTGATTACCCTGCAGTTCTTCGATTGATGGAGTATAAATCCATCCCATTTCATGGAGTTTTGTTAAATCGAGCCAACATTTTTCGAAGAGACAGAGGAGAATGCCAATATTGCGGTAGCCGAAAAACTCTTACCATTGACCATGTAATTCCCAAATCTAAGGGTGGAAAAACCAACTGGACCAATCTAGTCACGGCCTGCAACAGATGCAATATTACCAAAGGAGATAAAACTCCGGAACAAGCGGGAATGGTTTTGAAAACTACTCCATTTAAGCCTTCCTTATCCTATTTTTTAGCGGATTACGCCGAGCGCCAGGCGACTGAATGGTTGCCATTTCTTCAAACTAAAGTTCCCTCTTAA
- a CDS encoding MmcQ/YjbR family DNA-binding protein, with protein MTLDYFRDFCLSKPGVTDDTPFDAKTLCFRVGGKIFAILDIDFFDYVNLKCDPDRSLELREQFPGITPGFHMNKKWWNSVSVRGNVPDPLILELTTHSYSLVFSSLPKSIQSTITP; from the coding sequence ATGACTCTCGACTATTTCAGGGATTTTTGTCTATCCAAACCCGGTGTAACAGATGATACGCCATTTGATGCCAAAACTTTGTGCTTCCGGGTAGGAGGAAAAATCTTCGCCATTTTAGATATAGACTTTTTCGATTATGTCAACTTGAAATGTGATCCGGATCGATCTCTTGAACTTCGAGAACAATTTCCAGGGATAACGCCTGGATTCCATATGAATAAAAAATGGTGGAATTCTGTCAGTGTAAGGGGGAATGTGCCCGATCCTTTAATTTTAGAACTGACTACGCATAGTTATTCCCTTGTTTTTTCATCTTTGCCTAAGTCTATCCAATCCACCATCACCCCATGA